Proteins found in one Bactrocera oleae isolate idBacOlea1 chromosome X, idBacOlea1, whole genome shotgun sequence genomic segment:
- the LOC138858081 gene encoding uncharacterized protein codes for MHRCKAADALLSQMATENGYDFIIISEQYKKKESGTWLEDGSSTAAIWLPPRSKITITGKGNSNGFVWASCDLFTVISCYLTPSDSIQEFQEKLDNIEDTARSIEGQLIIAGDLNSKAIEWGMPNTDSRGVLNMGNATTIRRPGCEETTPDITLSTERMAGSIKKWRVLEDYTGSDHQYISFEVDTGTNAHQYRKNTGARKWNVSKLNTSKLISAIDDHNPSSSSPKNAEKLSSTQCLI; via the coding sequence ATGCATAGATGCAAGGCTGCTGACGCTTTACTCTCGCAAATGGCGACGGAGAACGGTTACGACTTTATCATCATAAGCGAGCAATATAAAAAGAAGGAGAGTGGGACCTGGTTAGAAGATGGCAGCTCAACCGCAGCTATATGGCTACCCCCAAGAAGTAAAATCACCATCACAGGTAAAGGGAACAGCAACGGTTTCGTCTGGGCCAGTTGCGACCTTTTCACAGTAATTAGCTGCTACCTGACGCCAAGCGAcagcatacaagaatttcaagaAAAGCTCGACAATATAGAAGATACAGCCAGGTCTATAGAAGGTCAATTAATTATCGCCGGAGACCTGAATTCAAAAGCCATAGAGTGGGGTATGCCAAACACGGACTCGAGAGGAGTGCTTAATATGGGAAATGCAACCACGATTAGAAGACCGGGTTGCGAGGAAACCACACCAGACATCACCCTATCAACAGAACGCATGGCTGGCTCAATAAAGAAATGGAGAGTCCTAGAAGATTACACTGGCAGCGATCACCAGTACATCTCTTTTGAGGTGGACACCGGAACAAACGCCCACCAGTACAGAAAAAATACTGGAGCCCGAAAATGGAACGTCTCGAAACTAAACACTTCGAAATTAATCTCCGCAATAGACGACCATAACCCATCTAGCAGCTCTCCTAAAAATGCAGAAAAGTTGTCGAGCACACAATGCTTAATATAA